A DNA window from Selenomonas sp. oral taxon 126 contains the following coding sequences:
- a CDS encoding CRISPR-associated helicase/endonuclease Cas3: MRQSEKNTGIYERSERQYLAHIDKISGRKQGLHAHLENVSVRSGDFAAAFGEEAMGRLVGAYHDIGKYSNEFQDYIRASEEEQKKKHGKIDHSTAGAKEIAQLGGAAPVLALCIAGHHGGIPDLGTKVDTAAESTLVGRLKKEVPDYHSYREENAVPLLPASSLFSKVSHIPFSTMLYTRMLFSCLVDGDFLDTEYFMSGGTVERSDFPSMEVLLERLQSAFREKYFAPQSVEVQERLNEPINRKRMQLLQESIAAGKSAKGQLYRMNIPTGGGKTISSLAFALHYAVHAAHKRRRVIYVIPYTSIIEQTAKVFRELLDSDCVVEHHQNVDYDDTTDEMNRKRLAAENWDAPIIVTTNVQFFESLFSNRPSKCRKLHNIAESIIIFDEAQMIPIEFLRPCMEVVQDLVRHYACTAVLCTATQPPLEKIFADDIQPIEICPHVMENAAFFQRAKIRMRVGMMIGDLAAELEPHGQVLCIVNLKRTAQEVFERMEEKEGTYQLSTNLYPVHRAQVLEEIRERLRAGKPCRVISTSLVEAGVDLDFPCVYREMNGLDSIIQAAGRCNRENKRTAEESIVHVFSLEDVSKKSFLPADTTRIVARSYGEDLGNPRAIRMYFNELYDLGGERRLDQKKVMEISKKLSFAEVAEKFRLIEEQTTPVLIPEAYEAKALLQRLEGGERTRSLMRKAARYMVSLRPSRLDGLVRQGKIRMLDEEFAVLEDMSVYDRKQGLKEDV, encoded by the coding sequence ATGCGGCAGAGCGAGAAAAACACTGGAATATACGAAAGATCAGAGCGGCAATATCTCGCGCATATAGATAAGATAAGCGGACGTAAACAGGGGCTGCATGCACATCTTGAAAATGTCTCCGTGCGTTCCGGGGACTTTGCTGCAGCCTTTGGAGAGGAAGCAATGGGACGTTTGGTTGGAGCGTACCACGACATTGGAAAGTATTCGAACGAGTTTCAAGACTACATCCGCGCCTCTGAGGAAGAACAGAAGAAAAAGCACGGTAAAATTGACCATTCGACGGCAGGTGCCAAGGAGATCGCACAATTAGGCGGCGCGGCACCTGTATTGGCACTCTGTATTGCCGGGCATCATGGCGGGATTCCCGACCTTGGCACGAAAGTGGATACGGCAGCAGAGTCCACGCTTGTAGGGCGGCTTAAAAAGGAGGTGCCGGACTATCATTCCTATCGTGAAGAGAATGCAGTCCCCCTTTTGCCGGCATCGTCGCTTTTTTCCAAGGTATCACATATCCCTTTTTCGACAATGCTTTATACACGCATGCTATTTTCCTGTCTTGTTGACGGGGATTTTCTGGATACGGAATATTTTATGTCTGGCGGAACCGTCGAGCGCAGCGATTTTCCGTCGATGGAGGTGCTCCTTGAACGATTGCAGAGTGCCTTTCGAGAGAAATATTTTGCGCCGCAGTCTGTCGAGGTGCAGGAGCGGCTGAATGAACCCATCAATCGAAAACGGATGCAACTGCTCCAAGAGTCGATTGCGGCAGGCAAGAGTGCTAAAGGCCAATTATACCGCATGAACATCCCGACAGGAGGTGGGAAAACAATCTCGTCGCTCGCATTCGCCTTGCATTATGCTGTGCATGCCGCTCACAAGCGCAGGCGTGTCATTTATGTAATACCGTATACGAGCATCATTGAGCAGACGGCGAAGGTGTTCCGCGAACTGTTGGACTCCGACTGCGTTGTCGAGCATCATCAGAATGTGGACTATGACGATACGACTGATGAGATGAACCGCAAGAGGCTCGCAGCAGAGAACTGGGACGCTCCGATCATTGTCACGACAAACGTGCAGTTCTTCGAATCACTTTTTTCAAATCGGCCGTCAAAGTGCCGCAAACTCCATAATATTGCAGAGAGCATCATCATCTTTGATGAAGCACAGATGATTCCTATTGAATTTCTGCGCCCGTGTATGGAAGTTGTACAGGATCTTGTACGTCACTATGCCTGTACCGCTGTCCTGTGCACGGCGACACAGCCGCCGCTCGAAAAAATCTTTGCGGATGATATACAGCCGATCGAGATTTGCCCTCATGTGATGGAAAATGCTGCGTTTTTTCAGCGGGCAAAGATTCGGATGCGCGTGGGGATGATGATCGGGGATTTGGCTGCAGAACTGGAACCCCATGGGCAGGTACTCTGTATCGTTAATCTGAAACGGACGGCACAAGAGGTTTTTGAGCGAATGGAAGAAAAAGAGGGCACGTATCAACTGTCCACAAATCTCTATCCAGTGCATCGCGCGCAGGTTTTGGAAGAGATTCGAGAACGGCTGAGGGCAGGGAAGCCCTGTCGCGTGATCTCTACCAGTCTTGTAGAGGCGGGTGTCGACCTCGACTTCCCCTGTGTCTACCGCGAGATGAATGGACTCGACAGCATTATACAGGCAGCAGGACGCTGTAACCGTGAGAATAAGCGGACGGCGGAGGAGAGTATTGTGCATGTGTTTTCGCTCGAGGATGTATCAAAAAAGAGTTTCCTCCCTGCGGACACGACCCGAATCGTTGCGCGAAGCTATGGAGAAGATCTGGGGAATCCAAGGGCGATTCGCATGTATTTCAACGAGCTTTATGATCTGGGCGGAGAGAGGCGTCTGGATCAAAAGAAGGTTATGGAAATATCGAAGAAGCTTTCCTTTGCTGAAGTTGCAGAAAAATTTCGCTTGATTGAGGAGCAGACAACTCCTGTTCTTATTCCGGAGGCGTATGAAGCGAAAGCCTTGCTGCAGCGACTCGAAGGAGGAGAGCGAACGCGTAGCCTGATGCGAAAAGCAGCGCGTTATATGGTTTCCCTTCGACCGAGTAGGTTGGATGGATTGGTGAGGCAAGGGAAGATTCGAATGTTGGATGAAGAATTTGCGGTTCTGGAAGATATGAGTGTCTATGATAGGAAGCAAGGATTGAAGGAAGATGTGTGA
- the cas5c gene encoding type I-C CRISPR-associated protein Cas5c — translation MSYGVRLEVWGDFACFTRPELKVERFSYPVITPSAARGVLEALFWHNGLKWVIDRLYVLSKIQYANIRRNELKAKISASNVVNFAGKGQGELYLSARENIQQRASTVLKAPHYVIEAHFEMTGQANPSDNPGKFREMFTRRARKGQCWHMPYFGCREFPAQFRLYEDEAIETAYPGETKDLGLMLYDIDYSDPENLQPMFFQAQMVDGVLDLRDCEVYR, via the coding sequence GTGTCTTATGGCGTTCGACTGGAGGTGTGGGGGGATTTTGCCTGCTTTACGCGACCGGAACTCAAAGTAGAGCGGTTTTCATATCCTGTCATCACACCAAGTGCCGCACGCGGTGTGCTTGAGGCTCTATTTTGGCATAATGGCCTAAAATGGGTCATAGATCGTTTATATGTTCTATCCAAAATCCAGTATGCCAACATTCGGCGCAACGAGCTCAAGGCGAAGATTTCCGCGAGTAATGTGGTGAATTTTGCCGGCAAGGGACAGGGGGAACTATACCTGTCTGCCCGAGAGAATATTCAACAGCGTGCATCGACTGTGTTGAAAGCCCCACACTACGTCATTGAGGCGCACTTTGAGATGACAGGGCAGGCGAACCCATCAGACAATCCGGGGAAGTTTCGGGAGATGTTTACCAGGCGGGCGCGCAAAGGGCAGTGCTGGCACATGCCGTATTTCGGATGTCGTGAGTTTCCGGCACAATTTCGTCTATACGAAGATGAGGCCATAGAGACAGCATATCCGGGTGAAACGAAGGATCTGGGCTTGATGCTCTATGACATTGACTACAGTGATCCGGAGAATCTTCAACCGATGTTCTTTCAGGCACAGATGGTCGATGGCGTGCTTGACCTGCGTGATTGCGAGGTGTATCGTTGA